Genomic DNA from Candidatus Saccharimonadales bacterium:
TCACCGGACGAAAAATGTTGAAAGCCAAGTTCTGCCGCTACTGCCTTTGAAGTTGTCGATTTTCCACTGCCTGGTTTGCCTGCAATCGTTATAATATGTTTCTTCTGCATTTGTTCACTTATTTCCATATACAAAGTATACCAGAGTTAAACCATGGTCCAACACTAGTCACGTTTCAACATTACCGTAAAAGCTTCTGATGGAATGTCTACTTTACCAAAACGCTTCATACGCTTCTTGCCTTTTGCTTGCTTTGCCAGCACTTTCTTTTTACGCGAGACGTCACCGCCGTACAGGCCGGTCGTAACGTCTTTTCGATATGCACTAAGATCAGCGCGTGCTATAAATTTTCCGCCAATTGCCGCTTGTAGTGCAACCTGGAAATTCTGGCGTGGAATAACTTCTTTTAGCTTGTCGACGACAACCCTGCCTAAACTTTGGGATTCACTACGGTGAGCCATAACAGATAACGCATCGACGATTTGACCAGCCACATAAAAATCAACTTTTACGAGGTCTTCGGGTTTATAGAGGTCAAGTTCGTAATTAAAGCTGCCATATCCACTCGTGACTGACTTTAGCTGATCATAAAAATCCGTTAAAAGGTTAGCGAGCGGAGCCTCGAAACTGATGAGCGCGCGCTCATCAATGTAGCTAAGGTTTTTCTGAATGCCGCGTTTGCCTACGACAAGTTGGATAACGCTACCAATATATTCTTGGGGAACAACGATTTCACCCTTGATCCACGGCTCACGAATCTCAGTGATTTTTGTCGGGTCAGGAAGGTCACTCGCCGATTTAATATCAAGCTCTTCGCCACTTTTAAGGCTTATCTGGTAATCTGTCGATGGGTTGGTAACGACAAGATCTAAATTATATTCACGCTCTAAACGTTCGCGAATGATATCCATATGAAGAAGGCCGAGAAACCCGATACGAACGCCAAATCCAAGTACTGGTGAGTTTTCAGGTTCAAACTGAAGAGCCGAGTCGCTTAAAGATAGCTTTTCTACCGCATCTTTTAGCTCCTGGTAATCTTCATTACTGACCGGAAAAAAGCCAGCGTAGACAAATGGTTTTACGTCTTGGTAACCGGGTAGTTGTTCGCTTGCGTGCGCTCGTTTTACCGTCACCGTGTCGCCGACACGCGCATCACGAGTCGTCTTCAGGTTGGTGACAATGTAGCCGATTTCACCCGTAGAAATGTCCGCTCTTGATTTCATCATTGGAGAAAGCATCCCTACCTCTAGAGCTATGCCACTAGCACTGGTAGCTAGCATTTCAATCGTGTCACCCTTCTTTATAGAACCGTCCACGACCCGAACATACAAGATAACTCCTCGGTAATCATCGTAATAGCTATCGAAAATAAGCGACCGGGTGGGCTTCTCTACTTCACCTTGCGGAGGAACGATCTTTTCAACAACAGCATCAAGTACTTCAATAACACCCTGACCTGTTTTGGCGCTAATCTTTAAAATATCATCATCTTTACAGCCTAAAAGATTAATAATTTCAGCCGAAACACGTGGCACATCAGCCGCAGGCAGGTCGATTTTATTAAGAACAGGAATAATAGTGAGTTCTGCGGCAAGTGCAAGGTACACGTTAGCAAGCGTTTGCGCCTGAATTCCCTGACTTGCGTCTACCACCAAAATCGCACCCTCGCACGCTTCAAGGCTTCGTGATACTTCATAGCTAAAGTCGACGTGACCAGGGGTGTCAATCAAGTTAAGATCATGCCCTTTGTAGCTCATACGGACAGGGGCAAGTTTAATCGTGATTCCCTTCTCGCGTTCTAGGTCCATGGTATCTAATAGCTGCGATTTCATATCGCGCTTTTCAACCGTACTCGTTAACTCCATCATGCGATCAGCAAGCGTTGATTTGCCGTGATCGATGTGAGCAATGATACAAAAGTTTCTAATCTGTTCTTGATTCATAGTTCAAAGGTAAATTATACCATCACGAGCGTGCTTTGCCAAAGAAGAGTGTCTTGATCTTCGAGAGAACAGGGTCCGCTTCGCTTAACTTCAACAACTTACTAAACCATAGATAG
This window encodes:
- the lepA gene encoding translation elongation factor 4, whose protein sequence is MNQEQIRNFCIIAHIDHGKSTLADRMMELTSTVEKRDMKSQLLDTMDLEREKGITIKLAPVRMSYKGHDLNLIDTPGHVDFSYEVSRSLEACEGAILVVDASQGIQAQTLANVYLALAAELTIIPVLNKIDLPAADVPRVSAEIINLLGCKDDDILKISAKTGQGVIEVLDAVVEKIVPPQGEVEKPTRSLIFDSYYDDYRGVILYVRVVDGSIKKGDTIEMLATSASGIALEVGMLSPMMKSRADISTGEIGYIVTNLKTTRDARVGDTVTVKRAHASEQLPGYQDVKPFVYAGFFPVSNEDYQELKDAVEKLSLSDSALQFEPENSPVLGFGVRIGFLGLLHMDIIRERLEREYNLDLVVTNPSTDYQISLKSGEELDIKSASDLPDPTKITEIREPWIKGEIVVPQEYIGSVIQLVVGKRGIQKNLSYIDERALISFEAPLANLLTDFYDQLKSVTSGYGSFNYELDLYKPEDLVKVDFYVAGQIVDALSVMAHRSESQSLGRVVVDKLKEVIPRQNFQVALQAAIGGKFIARADLSAYRKDVTTGLYGGDVSRKKKVLAKQAKGKKRMKRFGKVDIPSEAFTVMLKRD